Proteins found in one Amycolatopsis umgeniensis genomic segment:
- a CDS encoding extracellular solute-binding protein: MRKTSRRAFLALAGTAALSACGSNTVQSGKPPPSTAYSAGATRPKPKPVDLAQWYHPYPEAGVQEAVTRYAAAYQRSKVAVQWNPDDYETKLNAALQAGPVPDVFEGHVTVDRVRQNLLAPLDDVIGPVRNDFNQSVLAAQTVDGKLYGIPQALDTQVLFYRKSFLQEAGVQPPQTLDELVEAARKLSKDGVKGLFAGNDAGAAALAGPLLWAAGLDYLKDGKTVGFDDPRAATAFAKLHDLNGSLLLGASTDWADPIPFIDGLTAMQWTWLGNLPKIQDTMKDDFGILAFPRLDAAGAPSVPVSGLSAMVHSKSLNPNAAKDFVKWLWLERTDFQQEFATKFGSHLPARLSVLDKAAAGTDAAKLVRENGRAAGPLWTPTANTALVDALGKIARDGADPVAETKAAIEAVKAELGRLSA, translated from the coding sequence GTGCGTAAGACAAGCAGGCGCGCGTTCCTCGCGTTGGCGGGGACGGCGGCGCTCTCTGCCTGCGGGTCGAACACCGTCCAATCAGGAAAGCCCCCACCGTCGACGGCGTACTCCGCCGGGGCGACCAGGCCGAAACCGAAGCCGGTGGACCTCGCGCAGTGGTACCACCCGTATCCCGAAGCCGGTGTCCAGGAAGCCGTCACGCGGTACGCGGCCGCGTACCAGAGGTCCAAGGTCGCGGTGCAGTGGAATCCCGACGACTACGAAACGAAACTGAACGCCGCGCTTCAGGCGGGCCCGGTTCCGGACGTCTTCGAGGGCCACGTCACCGTCGACCGCGTCCGGCAGAACCTCCTCGCGCCGCTCGACGACGTCATCGGGCCCGTGCGCAACGACTTCAACCAGTCCGTACTCGCGGCGCAGACCGTCGACGGCAAGCTCTACGGCATCCCGCAGGCACTCGACACGCAGGTTCTCTTCTACCGCAAGAGTTTCCTGCAGGAGGCCGGAGTTCAGCCGCCGCAGACGCTCGACGAACTCGTCGAAGCGGCCAGGAAACTCTCCAAGGACGGCGTCAAAGGACTGTTCGCCGGCAACGACGCGGGTGCGGCGGCACTCGCCGGGCCGCTGCTGTGGGCCGCCGGACTCGACTACCTCAAGGACGGCAAAACCGTCGGCTTCGACGATCCCCGCGCCGCGACGGCGTTCGCGAAACTCCACGACCTCAACGGTTCGCTGCTGCTGGGCGCTTCGACGGACTGGGCCGACCCGATCCCGTTCATCGACGGGCTCACGGCCATGCAATGGACCTGGCTGGGGAACCTGCCGAAGATCCAGGACACCATGAAGGACGACTTCGGTATCTTGGCCTTCCCCCGGCTCGACGCGGCGGGCGCGCCGTCCGTCCCGGTCAGCGGGTTGAGCGCGATGGTGCACTCCAAGAGCCTGAATCCCAACGCCGCCAAGGATTTCGTCAAATGGCTGTGGCTGGAGCGCACCGACTTCCAGCAGGAGTTCGCCACCAAGTTCGGCTCCCACCTGCCCGCGCGGCTGAGCGTGCTCGACAAGGCCGCCGCGGGGACCGACGCCGCGAAGCTCGTCCGGGAGAACGGCCGCGCCGCCGGTCCACTGTGGACCCCGACGGCGAACACCGCGCTCGTCGACGCGCTGGGCAAGATCGCCCGCGACGGTGCCGATCCGGTCGCCGAGACCAAGGCGGCGATCGAAGCGGTCAAAGCGGAACTGGGTCGCCTGTCCGCGTGA
- a CDS encoding FAD-dependent oxidoreductase translates to MTPGSLNALRRERELAALDGGERVDLAVVGGGVTGAGIALDAAARGLSVALIEAYDLAYGTSRWSSKLVHGGLRYLAKGDLALAHESAVERGILMTRTAPHLTRAIPQLFPMYRETSRGQQAFIMTGLVAGDGLRRAAGTPASVLPRPRSIPAAEALALAPGLSPQGLRGALLAYDGALTDDARLVVNLARTAASRGAKILTRVEAIRLGADSVRARDRLTGREVEIRARQVINATGVWAGELAESVRLRPSRGSHLILAAGAAPIGATSVNVPVPGENNRFVFLLPQPDGRVFVGVTDEPTDGPIPRVPSVPESDVDFLLDVASKAFTRPLTRADVAGSFAGLRPLVEGHGGRSADLSRKHAVVTGADGVLTVVGGKLTTYRKMAEDAVDAALKRSGLHAGPSTTSRLPLLGAAPRSRLSSVDAPARLVAKYGTEAPRIAALGEVDPELALPLFGGTEISAAEVVWAVRHEGALDVEDVLERRTRLGLVAAEAEAARPRVQELVDKSLAGLT, encoded by the coding sequence GTGACGCCGGGCTCGCTCAACGCTTTGCGGCGCGAGCGGGAGCTCGCGGCGCTCGACGGCGGTGAGCGGGTCGATCTGGCGGTGGTCGGTGGCGGTGTCACCGGCGCCGGGATCGCGCTGGACGCGGCCGCGCGCGGGCTCTCGGTGGCCCTGATCGAGGCGTACGACCTGGCGTACGGGACTTCGCGGTGGTCCAGCAAACTGGTCCACGGCGGGCTCCGCTACCTCGCCAAGGGCGATCTGGCGCTGGCGCACGAAAGCGCCGTCGAACGCGGGATCCTCATGACGCGCACCGCGCCGCATCTCACCAGGGCGATCCCGCAGCTGTTCCCCATGTACCGCGAGACCTCGCGCGGCCAGCAGGCGTTCATCATGACCGGCCTCGTCGCAGGCGACGGTCTCCGCCGTGCGGCGGGCACCCCGGCGTCGGTACTGCCGCGGCCGAGGTCGATCCCGGCCGCGGAGGCACTCGCGCTCGCCCCCGGCCTGTCCCCTCAAGGCCTGCGCGGCGCGCTGCTGGCCTACGACGGCGCGCTGACCGACGACGCGCGGCTCGTGGTGAACCTGGCGCGCACGGCCGCGTCACGCGGCGCGAAAATCCTGACAAGGGTCGAGGCGATCCGGCTCGGCGCGGATTCGGTGCGGGCGAGAGACCGGCTCACCGGACGGGAAGTGGAGATCCGCGCCCGTCAGGTCATCAACGCGACGGGGGTCTGGGCGGGCGAACTGGCGGAGTCCGTGCGGCTGCGGCCGTCCCGCGGTTCCCACCTGATCCTGGCGGCGGGGGCGGCGCCGATCGGCGCGACGTCGGTCAACGTGCCCGTCCCCGGCGAGAACAACCGGTTCGTCTTCCTGCTGCCGCAACCCGACGGGCGGGTGTTCGTCGGGGTCACCGACGAACCGACCGACGGCCCGATCCCGCGCGTGCCCTCCGTGCCGGAGTCCGATGTGGACTTCCTGCTCGACGTGGCGTCGAAGGCGTTCACCCGCCCGCTGACCCGCGCCGACGTCGCCGGTTCGTTCGCCGGGCTGCGGCCGCTGGTCGAGGGTCACGGCGGGCGCAGCGCGGATCTCTCCCGCAAGCACGCGGTGGTGACCGGCGCCGACGGCGTGCTCACCGTCGTCGGCGGCAAGCTGACCACGTACCGGAAGATGGCCGAAGACGCCGTCGACGCCGCGTTGAAGCGGTCCGGGCTCCACGCCGGGCCGTCGACCACCTCCCGGCTCCCCCTTCTCGGCGCGGCTCCCCGGAGCCGTCTGTCCTCTGTGGACGCTCCTGCTCGGCTGGTCGCGAAGTACGGCACCGAGGCGCCCCGCATCGCGGCGCTCGGCGAGGTCGATCCGGAACTAGCCTTGCCCCTGTTCGGCGGCACCGAGATCAGCGCGGCCGAGGTCGTCTGGGCCGTGCGGCACGAGGGCGCTCTCGACGTCGAGGACGTCCTGGAGCGCCGCACCCGGCTCGGCCTGGTCGCCGCGGAGGCCGAAGCCGCCCGCCCCCGGGTCCAGGAACTCGTCGACAAGTCGCTCGCCGGACTCACCTGA
- a CDS encoding helix-turn-helix transcriptional regulator — protein MSPVRRGKELPIYNRLPVLRAERGLSRAALATAVEVNPQTIGALERGDHYPSLDLAFRICAVFDLPVEAVFSREPFTPLSTQVYREGGA, from the coding sequence ATGAGCCCGGTCAGACGCGGCAAAGAGCTGCCGATCTACAACCGGCTTCCGGTGCTCCGGGCGGAGCGCGGACTGAGCAGGGCCGCCCTCGCGACGGCTGTCGAGGTCAATCCGCAGACCATCGGCGCGCTCGAACGAGGGGACCACTACCCGAGCCTGGACCTGGCGTTTCGCATCTGCGCGGTGTTCGACCTCCCGGTCGAGGCCGTGTTCAGCCGCGAACCGTTCACGCCACTGTCCACTCAGGTCTACCGGGAGGGGGGAGCATGA
- a CDS encoding TetR/AcrR family transcriptional regulator C-terminal domain-containing protein, with product MARKGSLDLAKITAAAVDLLDEAGLAELSTRRLAAKLGVSSPTLYWHVKDKAELLDLVAEAICADAFEIDEELSWRERLASGLRQFRTLLLSHRDAAALLRERPPTGPHRLGHIETTARILLEAGFSEEDTAGISRLLTAHVLASVETLPARKPDEGFLERLAAYPHVSRLGAAFGRQTGKDVFELGVEVILDGLEARL from the coding sequence GTGGCACGCAAAGGCTCGCTGGACCTCGCCAAGATCACCGCCGCGGCCGTCGACCTGCTCGACGAAGCCGGTCTCGCGGAGCTGAGCACCCGGCGCCTGGCGGCGAAACTCGGCGTCAGCTCGCCGACGCTCTACTGGCACGTGAAGGACAAAGCGGAGCTGCTGGACCTGGTCGCCGAAGCGATCTGTGCCGACGCCTTCGAGATCGACGAGGAGCTGTCCTGGCGCGAGCGGCTCGCAAGCGGGCTCCGCCAGTTCAGGACCCTCCTGCTGAGCCACCGGGACGCGGCCGCGCTCCTTCGGGAACGGCCGCCGACCGGACCGCACCGGCTGGGCCACATCGAGACGACAGCGCGGATCCTGCTGGAGGCGGGTTTTTCCGAAGAGGACACGGCGGGTATTTCGCGGCTGCTCACGGCACACGTACTCGCCTCGGTGGAAACCCTGCCCGCACGGAAGCCGGACGAAGGATTCCTCGAGCGGCTCGCGGCCTATCCGCACGTGAGCAGGCTCGGCGCGGCTTTCGGCCGTCAAACCGGGAAGGACGTCTTCGAGTTGGGCGTCGAGGTCATCCTCGACGGGCTCGAAGCCCGGCTCTAG
- a CDS encoding C39 family peptidase gives MRIRGLVTLLTIATMTAVTAQTAEASPGRPDDEAIDYHEWSGHHGFRDGRMEGLDLDHGALRIDRPIGTVEHTEPTLGTTKTYEYGRWTSRSHKQGFDASQLIASWNAKTPSKTWIEVEAKGRTASGAETTWYVMGRWASGDADIKRTSVDGQSDANAAVDVDTLVMKAGVALRSFQLRVSLYREAGSRATPSVTSIGAMTSLVPDRFEVKATKPGRATGIELKVPAYAQNLHKGHFPEYGGGGENWCSPTSTEMVAEYWGKRPKREDMAWIPEGYVDPTVAYAARYTFDYAYDGTGNWPFNTAYAASLGLRGHITRLHSLTELESYIARGIPVITSQSFKAEELDGAGYGTAGHIMVVVGFTKDGDVIANDPAASSNDRVRNVYKRHQFETIWQRTKRYNTTGGVSSGPGGVVYIITPGH, from the coding sequence ATGCGGATACGAGGGCTGGTCACGCTGCTGACGATCGCGACGATGACCGCGGTGACGGCACAGACGGCGGAGGCGAGCCCGGGACGGCCGGACGACGAAGCGATCGACTACCACGAATGGTCCGGCCACCACGGTTTCCGCGACGGCAGGATGGAAGGGCTCGACCTCGACCACGGGGCGTTGCGAATCGACCGCCCGATCGGCACCGTCGAACACACCGAACCCACGCTCGGCACCACGAAAACCTACGAATACGGCCGATGGACGTCGCGAAGTCACAAGCAGGGCTTCGACGCCTCGCAGCTGATCGCCTCATGGAACGCGAAGACACCGTCCAAGACCTGGATCGAGGTCGAGGCGAAGGGCCGCACAGCGTCCGGCGCCGAGACCACCTGGTACGTCATGGGGCGGTGGGCCAGCGGTGACGCCGACATCAAGCGCACCAGCGTCGACGGCCAGAGCGACGCCAACGCCGCCGTCGACGTCGACACGCTGGTCATGAAGGCGGGCGTCGCGCTCCGGTCGTTCCAGCTGCGGGTCAGCCTGTACCGCGAGGCCGGTTCCCGCGCCACACCCTCGGTGACCTCGATCGGCGCGATGACGTCGCTGGTCCCGGACCGGTTCGAGGTCAAGGCGACCAAGCCGGGCCGGGCCACCGGGATCGAGCTGAAAGTGCCCGCCTACGCCCAGAACCTCCACAAAGGACACTTCCCCGAGTACGGCGGCGGCGGTGAGAACTGGTGCAGCCCGACGTCCACCGAAATGGTGGCCGAGTACTGGGGCAAACGGCCCAAGCGCGAGGACATGGCGTGGATCCCGGAGGGTTACGTCGATCCGACAGTCGCGTACGCCGCGCGGTACACGTTCGACTACGCCTACGACGGAACCGGCAACTGGCCGTTCAACACCGCGTACGCCGCTTCACTCGGACTGCGTGGGCACATCACCCGTTTGCACTCCTTGACCGAACTCGAAAGCTACATCGCGCGCGGCATTCCGGTGATCACTTCACAATCGTTCAAGGCCGAGGAACTCGACGGCGCGGGCTACGGCACCGCCGGCCACATCATGGTCGTCGTCGGCTTCACGAAGGACGGCGACGTGATCGCGAACGATCCGGCCGCGAGCAGCAACGACCGCGTCCGAAATGTCTACAAGCGACACCAGTTCGAGACGATCTGGCAGCGCACCAAGCGGTACAACACCACGGGCGGGGTCTCCAGCGGCCCCGGCGGGGTCGTGTACATCATCACGCCCGGGCACTGA
- a CDS encoding TIGR03767 family metallophosphoesterase, whose product MSDISRRTFTAAGAAGVGLLLCTPTANALDRALARTATRAVRTAGTTLDSAAAPLKSGPGYTRLTAGPGWPLVVRGDLAAPKSGRDDRRRAMASFAQFTDLHFTDAESPARFEYLHPFIGSAHRPQETLGPVATTALVERVNSLKSGPFTGRAIDFMVTTGDNTDNHELIELEWFLKVLNGGTVNPTSGDPNAHEGVQTSGSSHYWNPGKTLDDAYTKKGFPQLPGLLGAASSTFTSPGLDIPWFCTFGNHDDSIVGTLPDLPGMDAWYTGRFKVIGKDETTSRKLAKAIGAGSGVPVTELFGGSGTIREITPDERRRPFSTAEFVRHHLDTANTGPGPVGHGFSGNNADGRNVYYTFRIAPGVVGLSLDTTTMAGLADGSIGLGQFTWVENTLKRNSSTYYDFFGRKVTQNVTDELFILFSHHTSDTMGNVLPDARHPLELRLNGDTFVSLLNRFPNVLAWVNGHTHHNKITPHPGKTAKQGFWEINTASHIDFPQHARIIEVADNADGTLSLFTTLIEAEAPYEAEYSDTSTQALASLYREFSYNDIHASLAAVGTAQDQNTELLLPNPLA is encoded by the coding sequence ATGTCCGACATCTCAAGGCGTACCTTCACCGCGGCGGGCGCCGCCGGCGTCGGCCTGCTGCTGTGCACCCCGACGGCCAACGCACTCGACAGGGCGCTCGCGCGCACCGCGACCCGCGCGGTGCGGACAGCGGGCACCACACTGGACTCGGCCGCGGCTCCGCTCAAGAGCGGCCCCGGCTACACGCGACTGACCGCCGGGCCCGGCTGGCCGCTCGTGGTCCGGGGTGATCTCGCCGCACCGAAGTCCGGCCGCGACGACAGGCGCCGCGCGATGGCCTCGTTCGCGCAGTTCACCGACCTGCACTTCACCGACGCCGAGAGCCCGGCGCGGTTCGAGTATCTGCACCCGTTCATCGGCTCGGCGCACCGGCCGCAGGAAACGCTCGGCCCGGTCGCGACGACGGCGCTGGTGGAGCGGGTGAACAGCCTGAAATCGGGCCCGTTCACCGGACGGGCGATCGACTTCATGGTCACCACCGGCGACAACACCGACAACCACGAGCTGATCGAGCTCGAGTGGTTCCTCAAGGTGCTCAACGGCGGCACGGTGAACCCGACGTCGGGCGATCCGAACGCGCACGAAGGCGTCCAGACGTCCGGGTCTTCGCACTACTGGAACCCCGGCAAGACGCTGGACGACGCCTACACGAAGAAGGGCTTCCCGCAGCTGCCCGGCCTGCTCGGCGCGGCTTCGAGCACCTTCACCTCACCCGGTCTCGACATCCCGTGGTTCTGCACCTTCGGCAACCACGACGACAGCATCGTCGGCACGCTGCCGGATCTGCCGGGGATGGACGCCTGGTACACCGGCCGCTTCAAGGTGATCGGCAAGGACGAGACGACGTCGCGGAAACTCGCCAAGGCGATCGGCGCCGGCTCCGGCGTCCCGGTCACGGAACTGTTCGGCGGTTCGGGAACGATCCGCGAGATCACCCCGGACGAACGGCGTCGGCCGTTCAGCACCGCGGAATTCGTCCGGCACCACCTCGACACCGCCAACACCGGCCCCGGCCCGGTCGGCCACGGGTTCAGCGGGAACAACGCCGACGGGCGGAACGTGTACTACACCTTCCGCATCGCGCCGGGCGTCGTCGGCCTCAGCCTCGACACCACGACGATGGCCGGACTGGCCGACGGCTCGATCGGGCTCGGACAGTTCACCTGGGTGGAGAACACGCTCAAGCGCAACAGTTCGACGTACTACGACTTCTTCGGGCGCAAGGTCACCCAGAACGTGACGGACGAGCTGTTCATCCTGTTCAGCCACCACACCAGCGACACCATGGGCAACGTGCTGCCGGACGCGCGGCATCCGCTGGAGTTGCGGCTCAACGGCGACACGTTCGTCTCGCTGCTGAACCGGTTCCCGAACGTGCTGGCGTGGGTGAACGGGCACACGCACCACAACAAGATCACCCCGCACCCCGGCAAGACGGCGAAGCAGGGCTTCTGGGAGATCAACACCGCGTCGCACATCGACTTCCCGCAGCACGCGCGGATCATCGAGGTCGCGGACAACGCCGACGGCACGCTCTCGCTTTTCACCACCCTGATCGAGGCCGAAGCGCCGTACGAGGCGGAGTACTCGGACACCTCGACGCAAGCGCTTGCGTCGCTGTATCGGGAGTTCTCGTACAACGACATCCACGCTTCGCTCGCCGCCGTCGGCACCGCCCAGGACCAGAACACGGAACTGCTGCTGCCGAACCCGCTCGCCTGA
- a CDS encoding TetR family transcriptional regulator — MSDDVLLDAAKKCVLAVGVRRTTLAEIARTAKVSRMTVYRRFPDVRSVLATLMTREFGGLLQGAAEPETEPANFREKLVRSSATAVTALSGDPLFRTLLDLDPELVLPYIVERLGKTQRFAEGVILHLLRSGHEDGSIRKGDLPSQARTLLLLIQSFAFSFRPATADVNEKDLMAEFAQVLDAALRP; from the coding sequence GTGTCCGACGACGTTCTGCTCGACGCGGCGAAGAAGTGCGTACTCGCCGTCGGCGTGAGGCGGACCACCCTCGCCGAGATCGCGCGCACCGCGAAGGTCAGCCGGATGACCGTCTACCGCCGGTTCCCGGACGTGCGCAGCGTGCTCGCGACCCTCATGACCCGTGAGTTCGGCGGCCTGCTGCAAGGCGCCGCCGAACCGGAGACCGAGCCCGCCAACTTCCGCGAGAAGCTCGTGCGGAGTTCGGCCACCGCCGTCACCGCGCTGTCGGGCGACCCGCTGTTCCGCACGCTGCTGGACCTCGACCCCGAACTCGTCCTGCCCTACATCGTCGAACGGCTCGGGAAGACCCAGCGCTTCGCCGAGGGCGTGATCCTGCATCTGCTGCGGTCCGGCCACGAAGACGGTTCGATCCGCAAGGGCGACCTGCCTTCTCAGGCGCGCACCCTGCTGCTGCTCATCCAGTCCTTCGCGTTCTCCTTCCGCCCCGCCACCGCGGACGTGAACGAGAAAGACCTGATGGCGGAATTCGCCCAGGTGCTCGACGCGGCGTTGCGCCCGTGA
- a CDS encoding FAD-linked oxidase C-terminal domain-containing protein, which translates to MTELIDHRLRRSWTPEAGDAAHLPAKALRWLVQRIGPLGSPAPFAPDSALSVPEPVLGEQPKRDLEDLVGVEHVLVTPGERLARASGLSYLDLLRRRGFGDFPLPDAVVLPENPGEVQSVLEICARHDIGVVPFGGGTSVVGGVSAPRGDKSAVIALDLTRLGELVSVDPVSRIAVLQAGVTGPAADRLLAAHGFTLGHVPQSYERATIGGFAATRSAGQASSGYGRFEDMVSGVRLATPRGEWKLGVAPASAAGPDLRHLAVGSEGALGVITEVALRVRPVPEVRRYEGYVLDGWENGTAAVRELAQRHVLADVTRLSDVDESEVSLALNDSWKTKALRRYLEARGITHPCLLIVGWEGASKHEVTRRRRETTRVLEPFGAVRIGATLGESWRRGRFSGPRQRDALMDNGVCVETLETAAYWAELSDLRDAVRAALTATLGRAIIMCHVSHAYETGASLYFTVLTARDEADPIGQWQRAKAAASEAITGIGTISHHHAVGVDHARYLSAEIGEIGVEVLRAAKKAVDPTGILNPGKLL; encoded by the coding sequence GTGACTGAGCTTATTGACCACCGGTTAAGACGGTCGTGGACGCCGGAAGCCGGTGACGCGGCCCACCTTCCGGCGAAGGCGTTGCGGTGGCTCGTCCAGCGTATCGGTCCTCTGGGTTCACCGGCCCCGTTCGCACCCGATTCGGCGTTGTCCGTTCCCGAACCGGTGCTGGGCGAACAGCCGAAGCGAGACCTCGAGGACCTCGTCGGCGTCGAACACGTCCTGGTGACACCGGGCGAACGGCTCGCACGGGCGAGCGGGTTGTCCTACCTGGACCTGCTGCGGCGCCGGGGGTTCGGTGATTTTCCGCTGCCGGACGCCGTCGTCCTGCCGGAGAATCCCGGCGAAGTCCAGTCGGTGCTGGAAATCTGCGCACGGCACGACATCGGTGTCGTCCCGTTCGGCGGCGGGACTTCCGTGGTCGGCGGGGTTTCCGCGCCGCGCGGGGACAAGAGCGCGGTGATCGCGCTCGACCTCACCAGGCTCGGCGAGCTGGTCTCCGTCGACCCGGTGTCCCGGATCGCGGTCCTGCAGGCCGGGGTCACCGGCCCGGCGGCCGATCGGCTGCTCGCCGCGCACGGTTTCACCCTCGGGCACGTGCCCCAGTCCTACGAACGGGCCACCATCGGCGGATTCGCCGCGACCCGCTCGGCCGGGCAGGCCTCGTCGGGTTACGGACGGTTCGAGGACATGGTTTCGGGTGTCCGGCTCGCGACCCCGCGCGGCGAATGGAAACTCGGCGTCGCGCCGGCGTCGGCGGCCGGACCCGACCTGCGGCATCTCGCCGTCGGCAGTGAAGGCGCGCTCGGCGTGATCACCGAGGTCGCCCTCCGCGTCCGCCCGGTGCCGGAAGTCCGCCGCTACGAAGGCTATGTCCTCGACGGCTGGGAAAACGGCACCGCGGCGGTCCGCGAACTCGCCCAGCGGCACGTGCTCGCCGATGTCACGCGACTGTCCGATGTGGACGAAAGCGAGGTTTCGCTGGCACTCAACGACAGTTGGAAGACCAAGGCGCTGCGCCGATATCTCGAGGCGCGGGGGATCACCCATCCCTGTCTGCTGATCGTCGGCTGGGAAGGCGCGTCGAAACACGAGGTCACCCGGCGCCGCCGGGAGACCACGCGCGTGCTGGAGCCGTTCGGTGCCGTCCGCATCGGTGCCACCCTCGGCGAATCCTGGCGCCGCGGCCGGTTTTCCGGCCCCCGGCAACGGGACGCGCTGATGGACAACGGCGTCTGCGTCGAGACTCTGGAGACGGCCGCGTACTGGGCGGAACTGAGCGACCTGCGCGACGCCGTGCGTGCCGCGCTCACCGCCACGCTCGGCCGGGCCATTATCATGTGCCACGTCTCGCACGCCTACGAAACGGGCGCGTCGCTGTACTTCACCGTGCTCACCGCCCGCGACGAGGCCGATCCGATCGGCCAGTGGCAGCGGGCGAAGGCGGCGGCTTCGGAGGCGATCACCGGTATCGGCACCATCTCGCACCACCACGCCGTCGGCGTCGACCACGCGCGGTACCTGTCGGCGGAAATCGGCGAGATCGGCGTCGAAGTGTTGCGAGCGGCGAAGAAGGCCGTCGACCCCACCGGGATCCTCAATCCAGGGAAGCTTCTTTGA
- a CDS encoding gamma-glutamylcyclotransferase, which yields MVKLFTDADFPADPYPGARPGHSFVHFDGAGHSLDTAPEGWRGRQAVLAYGSNACPSKITWLRENMGLEGPVVVCHARCTDLAAVWASGLRFRDGQRPATLAAAPGVVEEHSVWFASSDQLAVLDRCEGNGLRYRLVRLTAPAITLDDGTVLDDVVAYVGAADIRLPILVDGRHIRVADLEQRRAAALEGIPAETHGLDCTLVDTRALVKEASLD from the coding sequence GTGGTGAAACTCTTCACCGACGCCGATTTCCCCGCCGACCCGTATCCGGGAGCGCGACCGGGACACTCCTTCGTCCACTTCGACGGCGCCGGGCACAGCCTCGACACCGCGCCGGAAGGCTGGCGCGGACGCCAGGCCGTGCTCGCCTACGGCTCGAACGCGTGCCCGTCCAAGATCACCTGGCTGCGGGAGAACATGGGCCTGGAGGGCCCTGTCGTCGTCTGCCACGCGCGCTGCACCGATCTCGCCGCGGTCTGGGCGTCCGGGCTGCGGTTCCGGGACGGGCAGCGGCCCGCCACGCTCGCCGCCGCCCCGGGCGTCGTCGAGGAGCATTCCGTCTGGTTCGCCTCCTCCGACCAGTTGGCCGTACTCGACAGATGCGAGGGCAACGGCTTGCGCTACCGGCTGGTGCGGCTGACGGCGCCCGCCATCACCCTCGACGACGGCACCGTGCTCGACGACGTGGTGGCCTACGTCGGCGCCGCGGACATCCGCCTGCCGATCCTCGTGGACGGCAGGCACATCCGCGTCGCCGACCTCGAACAGCGCCGGGCCGCGGCGCTGGAAGGGATCCCCGCCGAAACGCACGGCCTGGACTGCACGCTGGTCGACACCAGGGCTCTGGTCAAAGAAGCTTCCCTGGATTGA
- a CDS encoding S-(hydroxymethyl)mycothiol dehydrogenase, whose amino-acid sequence MPYEVQGVVSRAKGEPVSLESVTVPDPGPGEAVVSVKACGVCHTDLHYREGGINDAFPFLLGHEAAGFVEAVGDGVTDLEPGDYVILNWRAVCGTCRACRRGKPWYCFSTFNAAQPMTLSDGTALSPALGVGAFLEKTLVHSGQCTKVDPAAEPAVAGLLGCGVMAGLGAALNTGAVGRGDTVAVIGCGGVGDAAIAGANLAGAKTIIAVDTDDRKLAWAKDFGATHTLNSKGLDEDQVVEAIQEFTDSFGADVVIDAVGRPETWRQAFYGRDLAGTVVLVGVPTPEMRLDLPLIDFFSRGGSLKSSWYGDCLPSRDFPMLIDLYLQGRLPLDKFVTERIALDGVEKAFERMHHGDVLRSVVTW is encoded by the coding sequence ATGCCGTACGAGGTCCAGGGCGTCGTTTCCCGCGCCAAGGGTGAACCGGTCTCGCTGGAGTCCGTGACGGTGCCCGATCCCGGGCCCGGCGAGGCCGTCGTGTCGGTCAAGGCGTGCGGCGTCTGCCATACCGACCTGCACTATCGCGAGGGCGGGATCAACGACGCGTTCCCGTTCCTGCTCGGCCACGAAGCCGCGGGATTCGTGGAGGCCGTCGGCGACGGCGTCACGGACCTCGAACCCGGCGACTACGTGATCCTGAACTGGCGCGCGGTCTGCGGCACCTGCCGGGCCTGCCGCCGAGGCAAACCCTGGTACTGCTTCTCCACGTTCAACGCCGCTCAGCCGATGACACTGTCCGACGGCACCGCTCTGTCGCCGGCACTCGGCGTCGGCGCGTTCCTCGAGAAGACGCTCGTCCACAGTGGACAATGCACGAAGGTCGACCCGGCCGCCGAACCGGCCGTCGCCGGGCTGCTCGGCTGCGGGGTGATGGCCGGTCTCGGCGCGGCGCTGAACACCGGCGCGGTGGGCCGGGGCGACACCGTCGCGGTCATCGGCTGCGGCGGCGTCGGGGACGCGGCCATCGCCGGGGCGAACCTCGCCGGCGCGAAGACCATCATCGCCGTCGACACCGACGACCGGAAACTGGCCTGGGCCAAGGACTTCGGCGCCACGCACACGCTGAACAGCAAGGGGCTCGACGAAGACCAGGTCGTCGAGGCGATCCAGGAGTTCACCGATTCCTTCGGCGCGGACGTCGTGATCGACGCCGTCGGCAGGCCCGAAACGTGGCGGCAGGCGTTCTACGGCCGCGATCTGGCGGGTACGGTCGTGCTCGTCGGCGTCCCGACCCCGGAGATGCGGCTGGACCTGCCGCTGATCGACTTCTTCTCGCGCGGCGGCTCCTTGAAGTCGTCATGGTACGGCGATTGCCTGCCCTCACGCGATTTCCCGATGCTGATCGACCTCTATCTCCAGGGCAGGCTCCCGCTCGACAAGTTCGTCACCGAGCGGATCGCCCTCGACGGCGTCGAGAAGGCCTTCGAACGCATGCACCACGGGGACGTCCTCCGTAGTGTGGTGACGTGGTGA